In Glycine max cultivar Williams 82 chromosome 7, Glycine_max_v4.0, whole genome shotgun sequence, a single window of DNA contains:
- the LOC100785333 gene encoding zinc finger protein SHOOT GRAVITROPISM 5, with the protein MLANNLSPSSVPTSEPFPCTENGTATNKRKRRPAGTPDPDAEVVSLSPKTLLESDRYVCEICNQGFQRDQNLQMHRRRHKVPWKLLKRETPVVRKRVFVCPEPTCLHHDPCHALGDLVGIKKHFRRKHSNHKQWVCERCSKGYAVQSDYKAHLKTCGTRGHSCDCGRVFSRVESFIEHQDACNMGRLRPHESQPLQPSACLSRTASSPSPSSETNFSTAPWPTRMIIQKPSETPTIFMNNPITAITTAETSSKSNNKLLHPNLDLQLSTPTNNNNSNTSNTNTSNIANPIDNAAISAKRDHYHENHSTHLQLSIGSSDMSEKNDQSNRNSSEKSSNNSNNINDQNNKQQSNNMALLRVQEQAREHLRIAMAEKAYAEEARKQAKRQIELAEQEFTNAKRIRQQAQVELDKAYALKEHAMKQINSTMLQITCHFCKQQFQARNATTTSPDDNSLVLSYVSSAITTEGGEVENDNIAKDHAKDNN; encoded by the exons ATGTTAGCCAATAACTTATCTCCATCGTCAGTTCCCACTTCTGAGCCTTTTCCCTGCACTGAAAATGGCACTGCCACCAATAAAAGGAAGAGAAGGCCCGCAGGAACACCAG ATCCGGATGCAGAAGTGGTGTCCCTCTCGCCGAAAACGTTGCTGGAATCGGATCGTTATGTGTGTGAGATCTGCAACCAGGGGTTCCAGAGGGACCAGAACCTTCAGATGCATAGGAGGAGGCACAAGGTGCCATGGAAGCTATTGAAGAGGGAGACACCAGTGGTGAGGAAGAGAGTGTTTGTGTGTCCTGAGCCAACTTGCTTGCACCATGACCCATGTCATGCCTTGGGTGACCTTGTTGGGATAAAGAAGCATTTCAGGAGGAAGCACAGCAATCACAAGCAATGGGTCTGTGAAAGATGCTCCAAAGGCTATGCAGTGCAGTCTGATTACAAAGCACATCTCAAAACGTGTGGCACCCGGGGCCACTCTTGTGATTGTGGCCGCGTTTTCTCAAG GGTTGAGAGTTTCATTGAGCACCAAGATGCTTGCAACATGGGGAGGCTCAGGCCTCATGAATCTCAACCTCTTCAACCATCTGCATGCCTTTCTAGAACAGCTTCAAgcccaagtccttcaagtgagACCAATTTCAGCACAGCTCCATGGCCAACAAGGATGATAATACAAAAGCCATCAGAAACACCCACAATCTTCATGAACAACCCTATTACTGCTATCACCACTGCTGAAACCTCCTCCAAGAGCAACAACAAACTACTCCACCCCAACTTGGATCTTCAACTCTCCACCCCCACCAATAACAACAACTCCAACACCTCCAACACCAACACATCAAATATTGCAAACCCCATTGATAATGCTGCAATATCAGCTAAGAGGGATCATTATCATGAGAACCATTCAACCCATTTGCAACTCTCAATTGGGTCATCAGATATGAGTGAGAAGAATGATCAATCAAACAGGAACTCATCAGAGAAGAGCAGCAATAACAGCAACAACATTAATGATCAGAATAATAAGCAGCAGTCCAACAACATGGCCTTGTTGAGGGTTCAAGAGCAAGCAAGGGAGCACTTGAGGATAGCCATGGCAGAGAAAGCATATGCTGAGGAAGCAAGGAAGCAAGCAAAGAGGCAGATTGAGCTTGCGGAGCAAGAGTTCACAAACGCCAAGAGGATAAGACAacaagcacaagtggaactagACAAGGCCTACGCTTTGAAAGAACATGCAATGAAGCAAATCAACTCCACCATGCTCCAAATCACTTGCCACTTTTGCAAACAACAGTTCCAAGCTCGAAATGCAACCACCACCAGCCCCGACGATAATTCTTTGGTGCTGAGCTACGTTTCTTCTGCTATTACCACGGAAGGAGGAGAAGTTGAAAACGATAATATTGCAAAAGATCATGCCAAAGACAACAACTAA